In Rosa chinensis cultivar Old Blush chromosome 1, RchiOBHm-V2, whole genome shotgun sequence, a genomic segment contains:
- the LOC112182430 gene encoding tetraspanin-6 isoform X1, translated as MYRLSNTVIGFLNLFTLLASIPIIGGGLWMARSSTTCESFLQTPLLVIGFVVLIISLAGFIGACFHVAWALWVYLVVMLFLIATLMGLTVFGFVVTSQGAGVDVPGRAYKEYHLEDYSPWLRKRIKDPNYWSNIRSCILGSKTCAKLLLWTPLDYLERDMSPIQSGCCKPPTACNYNMATTVSQDPDCYRWNNAPNMLCYECDSCKAGVLENIKRDWHKLSVLNIVMLVVLIGIYSIGCCAFQNTKRAETDYPYGQNRMSKVRPRWDYHWWRWWHHRREQLY; from the exons ATGTATAGGTTGAGCAACACAGTGATTGGGTTCTTGAACCTCTTCACTCTTTTAGCATCAATACCTATTATTGGTGGTGGTCTATGGATGGCAAGGAGCAGCACAACATGTGAAAGTTTCCTCCAAACCCCACTCTTAGTGATTGGTTTTGTTGTGCTAATCATATCTCTGGCTGGGTTCATTGGTGCTTGTTTCCATGTCGCTTGGGCGCTTTGGGTGTACTTAGTAGTCATGCTGTTCCTTATTGCAACCCTGATGGGGTTGACTGTGTTTGGGTTTGTGGTTACAAGTCAAGGTGCTGGAGTTGATGTGCCTGGTAGGGCATATAAGGAATACCATCTCGAGGATTACTCACCATGGTTGAGGAAGAGGATTAAGGACCCCAATTACTGGAGCAACATTAGGAGTTGTATTTTGGGGTCTAAGACTTGTGCAAAGCTTCTTCTTTGGACTCCTCTCGATTATCTTGAGAGGGATATGTCTCCAATACAG TCTGGTTGTTGCAAGCCACCAACAGCATGCAACTACAACATGGCAACAACAGTGAGTCAAGACCCAGATTGCTACCGGTGGAACAATGCCCCGAATATGTTATGCTACGAGTGTGATTCATGCAAGGCAGGAGTGCTTGAAAATATCAAGAGGGACTGGCACAAGCTCTCTGTTCtcaacattgtgatgcttgttgTCCTCATTGGAATATATTCCATTGGATGCTGTGCTTTCCAAAACACAAAAAGAGCTGAAACCGATTACCCCTATGGCCAGAACCGGATGTCCAAAGTCCGGCCCAGATGGGATTACCACTG
- the LOC112182430 gene encoding tetraspanin-6 isoform X2 → MYRLSNTVIGFLNLFTLLASIPIIGGGLWMARSSTTCESFLQTPLLVIGFVVLIISLAGFIGACFHVAWALWVYLVVMLFLIATLMGLTVFGFVVTSQGAGVDVPGRAYKEYHLEDYSPWLRKRIKDPNYWSNIRSCILGSKTCAKLLLWTPLDYLERDMSPIQSGCCKPPTACNYNMATTVSQDPDCYRWNNAPNMLCYECDSCKAGVLENIKRDWHKLSVLNIVMLVVLIGIYSIGCCAFQNTKRAETDYPYGQNRMSKVRPRWDYHWFCGCG, encoded by the exons ATGTATAGGTTGAGCAACACAGTGATTGGGTTCTTGAACCTCTTCACTCTTTTAGCATCAATACCTATTATTGGTGGTGGTCTATGGATGGCAAGGAGCAGCACAACATGTGAAAGTTTCCTCCAAACCCCACTCTTAGTGATTGGTTTTGTTGTGCTAATCATATCTCTGGCTGGGTTCATTGGTGCTTGTTTCCATGTCGCTTGGGCGCTTTGGGTGTACTTAGTAGTCATGCTGTTCCTTATTGCAACCCTGATGGGGTTGACTGTGTTTGGGTTTGTGGTTACAAGTCAAGGTGCTGGAGTTGATGTGCCTGGTAGGGCATATAAGGAATACCATCTCGAGGATTACTCACCATGGTTGAGGAAGAGGATTAAGGACCCCAATTACTGGAGCAACATTAGGAGTTGTATTTTGGGGTCTAAGACTTGTGCAAAGCTTCTTCTTTGGACTCCTCTCGATTATCTTGAGAGGGATATGTCTCCAATACAG TCTGGTTGTTGCAAGCCACCAACAGCATGCAACTACAACATGGCAACAACAGTGAGTCAAGACCCAGATTGCTACCGGTGGAACAATGCCCCGAATATGTTATGCTACGAGTGTGATTCATGCAAGGCAGGAGTGCTTGAAAATATCAAGAGGGACTGGCACAAGCTCTCTGTTCtcaacattgtgatgcttgttgTCCTCATTGGAATATATTCCATTGGATGCTGTGCTTTCCAAAACACAAAAAGAGCTGAAACCGATTACCCCTATGGCCAGAACCGGATGTCCAAAGTCCGGCCCAGATGGGATTACCACTG